A window from Hemicordylus capensis ecotype Gifberg chromosome 2, rHemCap1.1.pri, whole genome shotgun sequence encodes these proteins:
- the LOC128342247 gene encoding killer cell lectin-like receptor subfamily B member 1F, with translation MEDEAGYTALQLQPKRMQRGEDQEGYMVLNFQPRQEQRRQNSTSRVPDAEFVSMNQDIQQHAQRHWVALKVTCAVNLILTAVLISVAIGEEAQDCTICPGNWRLHRDNCYWFSERKDTWRKSQDACRANNSTVLVIQNQEEMTFIKNIITTTQTSYWLGLTAKQGEGRTLEWVDQSPFKEELFSVVGPDVGNNCGMLKADKVNFDSCDSLSRWICKKVAFSI, from the exons atggaagatGAGGCAGGCTACACAGCACTTCAACTCCAGCCAAAGAGAATGCAAAGAGGAGAGGATCAAGAAGGCTATATGGTGCTTAACTTCCAGCCAAGGCAAGAGCAAAGAAGGCAGAACTCCACATCTCGGGTGCCAGATGCGGAATTTGTTTCTATGAATCAAG atATACAacagcatgcacagaggcattGGGTTGCTCTAAAGGTTACCTGTGCTGTGAATCTCATCCTCACTGCAGTTTTAATCTCAGTGGCAATTGGGG AGGAAGCCCAGGACTGCACAATATGCCCAGGGAACTGGAGGTTGCACAGGGACAACTGCTACTGGTTCTCTGAAAGAAaagatacctggagaaagagccAAGATGCCTGCAGAGCAAATAACTCCACAGTGCTTGTGATTCAGAACCAGGAGGAGATG ACATTCATAAAGAacatcatcacaacaacccagACAAGTTATTGGTTGGGTCTTACTGCCAAGCAGGGTGAAGGGCGGACCTTGGAGTGGGTGGATCAATCCCCTTTCAAGGAAGAACT ATTTTCTGTAGTGGGCCCTGATGTTGGGAATAACTGTGGGATGCTAAAAGCTGATAAGGTTAACTTTGACTCTTGTGATTCTTTATCTCGCTGGATATGTAAGAAAGTCGCTTTCTCAATCTAA